A region of Leishmania panamensis strain MHOM/PA/94/PSC-1 chromosome 33 sequence DNA encodes the following proteins:
- a CDS encoding hypothetical protein (TriTrypDB/GeneDB-style sysID: LpmP.33.2170): protein MFRRLGLQGFTSSRAVCSGARTYFYANCGETGISGATMQVMLKVTLACCVVQVFAIRHFVFNRLGTKKQFIEDSTDLWTNDGTEMEGEEAVANLRIQHERIMPFMNDIKDKLDAQAKEYKTVTFCEQGVDE, encoded by the coding sequence ATGTTCCGGCGCCTGGGTCTGCAGGGCTTCACCAGCAGCCGTGCTGTGTGCTCAGGCGCTCGTACGTACTTCTACGCGAACTGCGGTGAGACTGGCATCAGCGGCGCGACGATGCAGGTGATGCTCAAGGTGACTTTGGCGTGCTGCGTAGTGCAGGTCTTTGCTATTCGCCACTTCGTGTTCAACCGCCTGGGGACCAAGAAACAGTTCATCGAGGACTCCACAGATCTGTGGACGAACGATGGGACTGAAATGGAGGGTGAGGAGGCTGTGGCCAACCTCCGCATCCAGCACGAGCGCATCATGCCGTTCATGAATGACATCAAAGACAAGCTGGACGCGCAGGCTAAAGAATACAAGACCGTTACTTTCTGTGAGCAAGGGGTCGATGAGTGA
- a CDS encoding hypothetical protein (TriTrypDB/GeneDB-style sysID: LpmP.33.2160): MASVSLSVSPVTGEQTMPSADTIQQFQETFSFVRHEREDVRKMAIHGIAEHSKENRDLYLFLASAQYGPSCTDALLQCLHPGGKLVLGDILTILINCSADGSCAEMLVQRKVVRKAMRLLDGMARSDQPESYVRSIQELTLMLLNNLTASHVTAIDDLLQKNDEDMRGFYLGKLQVYYERFVSAMEAARSVVNGEAAEVGEDAAKKIDHAVSDDGGDLANPKHTSLPATSHRDLSRWILHILLNVTRTLDGQELLLEDSEWRGTLSSSLSSPNPRHRYLAAQCYCNCSCSPKPLYSLILKSDALVTAVERLNCKEPIEDIQKSLAEFIASMLESEDGMARLESVNAKKVLAGALDVSKAAHATKVAASASCVEVVEEDGSSVAATPAVTLAPSVSEFLERSVLPYLDDIMDAYIAPGSDELD; this comes from the coding sequence ATGGCCTCTGTCTCGTTATCTGTCTCCCCCGTGACAGGGGAGCAGACTATGCCCTCTGCCGACACCATCCAGCAGTTTCAGGAgaccttctcctttgtgcgTCACGAACGAGAAGATGTTCGCAAGATGGCAATTCATGGCATCGCCGAGCACAGCAAGGAGAACCGCGATCTCTATCTCTTTTTAGCCTCCGCGCAGTACGGCCCCAGCTGCACCGACGCCCTCCTCCAATGTCTGCACCCGGGCGGCAAACTCGTGCTAGGCGACATTCTGACAATCCTTATCAACTGCTCGGCtgacggcagctgcgccgagatgctggtgcagcgcaaGGTGGTGCGCAAGGCAATGCGGCTGCTGGATGGGATGGCGCGGAGTGATCAGCCAGAGTCGTACGTGCGCAGCATTCAGGAGCTGACGCTGATGTTGCTGAACAACCTCACAGCCAGCCACGTGACTGCCATTGACGACCTTTTGCAAAAAAATGACGAGGACATGCGCGGCTTCTACCTCGGAAAGCTGCAGGTGTACTACGAGCGCTTCGTGTCCGCCATGGAGGCGGCAAGAAGTGTGGTGAATGGGGAGGCAGCCGAAGTCGGAGAGGATGCAGCGAAGAAGATCGATCATGCAGTGAGCGATGACGGTGGGGACTTGGCGAACCCGAAGCACACCTCGTTGCCCGCTACGTCACACCGAGACTTGAGTCGGTGGATCCTTCACATTCTGCTCAATGTCACCCGCACCCTCGACGGTCAGGAGCTGTTGCTGGAAGACAGCGAGTGGCGCGGGACCTTGAGCAGCTCGCTCTCGTCACCGAACCCACGTCATCGCTATCTTGCCGCCCAGTGCTATTGCAACTGCAGTTGCTCACCAAAGCCACTCTACAGCCTAATCCTGAAGAGCGACGCGCTTGTGACAGCAGTGGAACGGCTGAACTGCAAGGAGCCAATTGAGGATATTCAGAAGAGCCTGGCAGAGTTCATCGCCAGCATGCTCGAGTCAGAGGATGGCATGGCAAGACTGGAGAGTGTGAACGCGAAGAAAGTGCTCGCGGGGGCACTCGATGTCTCGAAGGCCGCACACGCGACGAAGGTGGCTGCTTCAGCTAGCTGCGTGGAGGTGGTCGAGGAGGATGGCTCATCTgtcgcagcgacgccagcggTCACGCTAGCACCCAGCGTGAGCGAGTTCCTCGAGCGGAGTGTGCTGCCCTATCTGGACGACATCATGGACGCCTACATTGCACCTGGTAGCGACGAGCTTGATTGA
- the MPK15 gene encoding mitogen-activated protein kinase, putative (TriTrypDB/GeneDB-style sysID: LpmP.33.2180): protein MHLLAGRYILVQQIGKGGFGAVEEYTDAITNDNVAIKTIPSRYVNQESRRLVREIDIMSFLHEAHPHVIGYFSIFATKGAAIPNHNNSNGFDDPLMSVAQTAENTPFELNVLGDHYAGLNEDERLRLHHDELMAFVTRINKTDEFNVHIVMPLMKGDLFYFIRLLSSQSSVQRLGVTHQFLAQVAVVFAFQICFGLDYLHQCSIIHRDMKPDNVLVRLDITNPYMSTALIADMGLARDAQQSDTIYICTRYYRPPEVITSVSGGSPQIDIWSLGCIFYELCTSHTLFTMRTALNERGEWDGAKASLQLEVILNTIGTPSPEDIERYMPSGNAKLYLQRSAARPSQLRQLIEHNWILHTSDDEKEKWIDLITRCVAFFPEQRPTAQQLCQHQLFRKYNVFYGTNVKQYTPTPYTSSYSGSSESSRVENKAAILVLVQRALRKTMPPVNEESGDEELSSLSSGSSSISSGECGSASDNEAAHVTRQTTINDYLSVAGHCSSSMLCDSRQQHGESGQTEELGSTTESFSAFDSSRVSGAAAAPPPTRPPQQQQRYALPPFDNSTLKDYCKSLLNDDDEGDIGCNSEQVCDTDDEERLTGFQHQRPSAFMLHLSPGSIFRNSPASLPDGPTEAAAARAEPERRFTHSFSSEESGPVVEDTPPLELSPTFRDRITRRRSSTADEEEDPRLESQMPSVFDLDSYRVGKSLDAAMNEEPRISESVLPQTMESMPADEVARLLSAYNIPLEESNYRTGLSHVQSVPPSVMTSGPYNFISSCHVGGGVGAAMPPTQQPFNNETLPNEATRIPSMHVSRGGNEGHLHVDAKVGTWAAAPPGSTVPPGNGAAMEMDLHEQYDYFADTDYYIGPTPSNMAQVAAARQPAEKRDGSPYLLNLADNMPLEQAQQRELSEPLLPPIYMSTAPPSETSLFHQPPSPTPQAHRHQPPPHARYRQSVPGFPPIASEELRQRYMSYRHTPQSIQAATSSVLEELGGCTHDAERSGELRQLLNYYTSLQVTPLYTA, encoded by the coding sequence ATGCACCTGTTAGCCGGTCGCTACATTTTGGTGCAGCAGATTGGTAAGGGGGGCTTTGGCGCTGTGGAGGAGTACACAGACGCCATCACAAACGATAATGTCGCCATCAAAACAATTCCTAGCCGATACGTGAATCAAGAGAGCCGCCGACTCGTGCGAGAGATCGACATTATGTCCTTCCTACACGAGGCTCACCCGCACGTCATTGGGTACTTTAGCATCTTCGCCACCAAAGGGGCCGCCATACCCAACCACAACAACTCAAATGGGTTTGATGACCCGCTGATGAGCGTCGCACAGACGGCAGAGAACACACCATTCGAGTTAAACGTGCTGGGCGATCATTACGCAGGGCTGAACGAAGATGAGAGGTTGCGCCTGCATCACGACGAGCTGATGGCGTTCGTGACGAGGATTAACAAGACGGACGAGTTCAATGTACACATTGTCATGCCGCTCATGAAGGGCGACCTCTTCTACTTTATCCGGCTCCTCTCGTCGCAGTCGAGTGTGCAGCGGCTTGGTGTGACGCATCAGTTTTTGGCTCAGGTGGCCGTCGTATTCGCCTTTCAGATATGCTTTGGCCTCGACTACCTGCACCAGTGCTCCATCATTCATCGCGACATGAAGCCAGACAACGTGCTGGTGCGCCTTGACATCACCAACCCGTACATGTCCACAGCGCTGATCGCAGACATGGGTCTCGCACGCGACGCTCAACAAAGCGACACCATCTACATTTGCACTCGCTATTACCGACCACCAGAGGTCATCACCAGCGTGTCCGGCGGGTCGCCGCAGATCGACATCTGGTCTTTGGGCTGCATTTTTTACGAATTGTGCACTAGCCATACGCTCTTCACCATGCGCACGGCGCTGAACGAGCGCGGCGAGTGGGATGGCGCCAAGGCGAGCCTGCAGTTGGAAGTCATTCTCAACACCATcggcaccccctctcccgaGGACATTGAGCGCTATATGCCTAGTGGGAACGCCAAGCTGTACTTGCAGCGCAGTGCCGCACGCCcatcgcagctgcgccagctgatTGAGCACAATTGGATTCTGCACACGAGCGAtgacgagaaagagaagtggaTCGACCTCATCACTCGGTGCGTCGCCTTTTTCCCCGAGCAGCGCCCAACGGcacagcagctctgccagcACCAGCTGTTCCGCAAATACAACGTGTTTTACGGCACCAATGTGAAGCAGTACACGCCAACGCCGTACACATCATCCTACAGCGGTTCTTCGGAGAGTTCCCGGGTGGAGAACAAGGCAGCCATCCTGGTTCTTGTGCAGCGTGCCCTGCGCAAGACGATGCCCCCGGTgaacgaggagagcggcgacgaggagctcAGTTCGCtgagcagtggcagcagcagcatcagcagcggcgagtgTGGGAGCGCAAGCGACAACGAGGCAGCCCACGTGACACGGCAAACGACCATTAACGACTACTTGTCTGTCGCCGGCCACTGCTCGTCCTCGATGCTATGCGACAGCCGTCAGCAGCACGGTGAGAGTGGCCAAACCGAAGAGCTGGGCTCTACAACAGAGTCATTCTCAGCCTTCGACTCATCCAGGGtgagtggcgcagcagcagcaccgccgccaacgcgtccgccacagcagcagcagcggtatgCCTTGCCCCCCTTTGACAACAGTACCTTGAAAGACTACTGCAAATCTTTGCTCAACGATGATGACGAGGGTGACATTGGGTGCAATAGCGAGCAGGTATGTGACACCGACGACGAAGAGCGCCTCACGGGCTTTCAGCACCAGCGACCCAGCGCTTTCATGCTGCACCTCAGTCCTGGCAGCATCTTCCGGAACAGTCCTGCCTCACTGCCCGACGGCCCCactgaggcggcggctgcgcgagcggAGCCGGAAAGGCGCTTTACCCATTCCTTTAGCTCCGAGGAGAGCGGTCCAGTGGTGGAGgacacgccgccgctggagctgaGTCCCACATTCCGCGACCGAATCACGCGGCGTCGGTCGAGCACtgccgacgaggaggaagatcCCAGGCTAGAGTCGCAGATGCCGAGCGTGTTCGACTTGGACAGCTACCGCGTCGGTAAATCACTCGACGCGGCGATGAACGAAGAGCCACGCATCTCTGAAAGCGTCTTGCCGCAGACAATGGAGTCCATGCCCGCTGATGAAGTTGCACGACTGCTGTCGGCGTACAACATCCCCTTGGAGGAGAGCAACTACCGCACTGGGCTAAGCCATGTGCAGTCCGTGCCGCCCTCCGTCATGACCAGCGGCCCGTATAATTTCATTTCCTCGTGCCAcgttggtggcggtgtggggGCGGCAATGCCACCAACACAACAACCCTTCAACAATGAGACCTTGCCGAACGAGGCGACTCGAATACCAAGCATGCACGTGTCGCGCGGTGGCAACGAGGGACACCTCCACGTTGACGCTAAAGTCGGCACttgggcagcggcaccgccgggGTCGACCGTCCCACCTGGCAACGGAGCAGCCATGGAGATGGATCTCCACGAGCAGTATGACTACTTTGCCGACACAGACTACTACATTGGCCCAACGCCAAGCAACATGGCACAGGTGGCGGCCGCTCGTCAGCCAGCCGAGAAGCGCGACGGCTCACCATATTTGCTCAACTTAGCGGATAACATGCCACTTGAacaagcgcagcagcgcgagcttTCGGAACCATTGCTGCCGCCAATCTACATGTCCACCGCACCGCCTTCCGAGacgtctctctttcaccaACCCCCGTCACCGACACCACAGGCACACCGCcatcagccgccgccgcacgccCGTTACCGGCAGAGCGTGCCTGGGTTTCCGCCCATTGCAAGTGAGGAGTTACGTCAGCGCTACATGTCGTACCGGCATACGCCACAGAGCATTCAGGCAGCGACATCGTCTGTATTGGAGGAACTGGGCGGCTGCACGCACGACGCCGAGCGATCCGGCGAGCTTCGTCAGTTGCTCAACTACTACACTTCTCTTCAGGTCACACCCTTGTACACAGCATGA
- a CDS encoding hypothetical protein (TriTrypDB/GeneDB-style sysID: LpmP.33.2150) has protein sequence MQEVYADAEQSDQYHPDAIGIESVQPHRRWFVSHYAHLQAFLQRQPVLRRANIICRWLESTYRDNSRHEPRLHGEEEVVLRQLILTYLRGGELHRAISAAVTYESCVHSCILSAAQLQTVQEPWFSQTALVPLFGEYAHGELDQAWCGNEYRLDNLSQLYEESLKYRSAAAAVGVQGSAATPTPNAVSDFDAVIGAALCGNLTVLENAFKMNGNWKDIVWCYLRCALVIAFTKQVMVATGASGEESGRPAAGAVDRSYAAFIEEMTGSGDNWAASFSQKLVQGLAARLQSGFLTRAPLEEQLQMRFILQTLTCMDGKGSLLSTVPSAVPASEALVGATEWFDIVPEEGKSEAARLITHVVLVQDVAYGETLSPHAVQVRAGASLATSLARYAVFLALLPRYPFDEGLRAVTAMTLRLRDPRHRASVYAAFIKAAREYELQRQNLSRSELEEQEARLVRQFVTADSDASVHAEVQQLLSQQIAVTELLTHNKLAEKLMWEAMHADSLSDYLTVLRRGLSACCSFWLTEPEPEVEAIADVSSILTRRVLVEIQRRSGLQEADYAGELTARAAFSSAPSPSASPVTELERSEATFWYVLSEARGIATEHATITAQLNAAKHTAAFAGAAALSNRTLIYQLTQDEAVLLCKLLEHTQRAVRHGGAVVYRDRQCLTAIVTLVRQLTEAVTLSMLSGVVEGDVEEESPDPRDELTRMQQVYGLMEELHIAGYLDPVLLPQQSASALYAQIRAMRVSYGQRVHKRQVVAALRQRTHGTAAEANRVGAVVPVGGE, from the coding sequence ATGCAGGAGGTCTACGCGGATGCCGAGCAGTCAGATCAGTACCACCCGGACGCCATTGGCATCGAGTCGGTGCAGCCGCATCGTCGCTGGTTCGTCTCGCACTACGCTCATTTACAAGCcttcctgcagcgccagccggTTCTACGCCGGGCGAATATCATCTGCCGCTGGCTGGAGAGTACGTACCGTGACAACTCGCGGCACGAACCGCGACTGCatggagaggaagaggtggtgcTCCGCCAGCTCATCTTGACGTACCTGCGCGGTGGCGAGCTGCATCGCGCCATtagcgccgccgtcacgtACGAGAGCTGCGTACACAGCTGTATCCTCAGCGCAGCCCAGCTGCAGACGGTGCAGGAGCCGTGGTTCAGCCAAACCGCTTTGGTGCCTCTATTTGGCGAGTACGCACATGGTGAATTGGATCAGGCGTGGTGCGGCAACGAGTACCGCCTTGACAACCTCTCGCAGCTGTACGAAGAGTCCCTTAAgtaccgcagcgccgccgccgctgttggcgTACAGGGAagcgcggcgacgccgacgccgaaCGCTGTAAGCGACTTCGATGCCGTGATtggagcggcgctgtgcGGAAACCTTACCGTGTTGGAGAACGCCTTCAAGATGAACGGAAATTGGAAGGACATAGTGTGGTGCTACCTGCGGTGTGCGCTGGTGATCGCCTTCACAAAGCAGGTGATGGTTGCCACCGGCGCCAGTGGCGAGGAGTCTGGGCGACCGGCAGCTGGCGCTGTCGACCGCAGCTACGCAGCTTTTATCGAGGAAATGACGGGTAGTGGTGATAACTGGGCGGCGAGCTTCTCGCAGAAGCTGGTGCAGGGCCTCGCTGCCCGCTTGCAGTCCGGCTTTCTGACGCGCGCGCCGCTGGAAGAGCAGCTACAGATGCGCTTCATCTTGCAAACGCTGACGTGCATGGATGGAAAGGGTTCTCTGCTGTCTACAGTACCCTCCGCGGTGCCTGCGTCGGAGGCTTTGGTGGGTGCGACCGAGTGGTTTGACATCGTCCctgaagaaggaaaaagtgAAGCTGCGCGGCTGATCACACACGTAGTGCTCGTGCAGGACGTTGCCTACGGGGAAACGCTGAGCCCGCACGCTGTTCAGGTGCGCGCCGGCGCATCCTTGGCGACGTCGCTAGCACGATACGCGGTTTtcttggcgctgctgccgcgctacCCATTCGACGAGGGGCtgcgcgccgtcaccgccatgACGCTGCGGCTACGCGACCCGCGGCACCGCGCCAGCGTCTACGCTGCCTTCATCAAGGCTGCACGCGAGtacgagctgcagcgacagaaCCTCTCTCGTAGTGAACTCGAGGAGCAGGAAGCCCGCCTGGTGCGTCAGTTTGTGACCGCCGACAGCGACGCAAGTGTGCATGCTGAGGTacagcagctcctctctcAGCAGATCGCAGTGACAGAGCTGCTTACACACAACAAACTTGCTGAGAAGCTCATGTGGGAGGCCATGCACGCGGACTCTTTGTCCGACTACCTCACAGTTCTCCGTCGCGGTCTGtcggcgtgctgcagcttctggcTCACGGAGCCAGAGCctgaggtggaggcgatcgCGGATGTGAGCAGTATCCTGACGCGCCGCGTCTTGGTGGAGATACAGAGGCGGTCTGGGCTGCAGGAGGCCGACTATGCCGGCGAACTCACAGCGAGAGCGGCATTTTCATCAGCTCCGTCACCGTCCGCGAGCCCTGTGACGGAGCTCGAGCGCAGCGAAGCGACCTTCTGGTATGTGCTAAGCGAGGCCCGCGGTATTGCGACGGAGCACGCGACAATCACTGCACAGCTAAACGCCGCCAAGCACACAGCCGCCTTTGCTggggctgcagcgctgtcgaACCGCACACTCATCTACCAGCTCACGCAGGATGAGGCAGTGTTGCTATGCAAGCTGTTGGAGCACACCCAGCGTGCTGTTCGGCACGGTGGTGCCGTCGTATACCGCGACCGACAGTGCCTGACCGCCATCGTAACTTTGGTCCGGCAGTtgacggaggcggtgacgTTGTCGATGCTGTCTGGCGTGGTTGAGGGCGatgtcgaggaggagagccCCGACCCACGCGACGAACTCACACGCATGCAGCAGGTGTATGGGCTGATGGAGGAGCTTCACATCGCCGGCTACCTGGACCCGGTACTGCTTCCTCAGCAAAGCGCCAGCGCACTTTACGCTCAGATACGTGCCATGCGTGTGTCTTATGGGCAGCGCGTGCACAAGAggcaggtggtggcagcactgcgccAGCGGACTCACGGGACTGCAGCAGAGGCTAACCGTGTTGGCGCCGTCGTGCCTGTCGGCGGTGAATGA